From the Chloroflexus aurantiacus J-10-fl genome, one window contains:
- a CDS encoding LysR family transcriptional regulator: MELRHLRYFEAVARHSHVTRAAAELHIAQPALSKQISQLERELGITLFDRVGRSLRLTEAGEALLPYARAILAQVEEARAAMAERIGLKAGRVTIGAPPTVGAHLLPPLLTIFHQRYPGITLRLHEAGIQSLLDLLEAGITDLAVVALPVTDEQLTVTPLLNEPLVLIVSTTHPLARRSEVMMTELRHERWILSPSSYELREATLKACREAGFTPQTVLEGGETETLVRFVAAGLGVSLVPALAVAGCTDVVRLTVSDQHLTRSLGLVWRSDRTASPAARALREFLVNEVRQRPIETFIRP, translated from the coding sequence ATGGAACTTCGCCATCTGCGCTACTTTGAAGCCGTAGCCCGTCATTCACACGTGACTCGCGCCGCAGCCGAGCTGCATATCGCCCAACCAGCACTCAGTAAGCAGATCAGTCAGCTTGAACGGGAACTGGGTATTACCCTCTTTGATCGGGTAGGGCGTAGTTTACGCCTGACAGAAGCTGGTGAAGCTCTGTTACCGTATGCGCGGGCCATTCTTGCTCAGGTCGAAGAGGCACGGGCTGCGATGGCCGAGCGCATTGGCTTGAAAGCCGGTCGGGTTACCATAGGCGCACCTCCAACCGTGGGTGCCCATCTCTTGCCACCACTGCTCACCATCTTTCATCAGCGGTATCCCGGTATCACGTTGCGCCTGCACGAGGCAGGGATACAGTCACTGCTCGATCTGCTGGAAGCCGGTATCACTGATCTAGCCGTTGTTGCGCTGCCGGTGACCGATGAACAGTTGACGGTAACCCCGCTGTTGAACGAGCCGCTGGTTCTGATTGTCAGTACGACCCACCCACTGGCCCGGCGCAGTGAAGTGATGATGACGGAGTTGCGTCACGAACGCTGGATTCTATCCCCATCAAGCTATGAGTTGCGCGAAGCAACCTTAAAGGCCTGTCGCGAGGCTGGTTTTACGCCTCAGACCGTGCTGGAGGGCGGGGAAACGGAAACCCTGGTGCGGTTTGTGGCCGCCGGATTGGGAGTGTCGCTGGTACCTGCCCTGGCTGTCGCCGGTTGTACTGATGTCGTGCGCCTAACGGTGTCTGACCAACATCTGACCCGTTCACTCGGCCTGGTCTGGCGGAGTGATCGCACAGCTTCGCCGGCAGCCCGTGCCTTGCGCGAGTTTCTGGTGAACGAAGTGCGCCAGCGGCCAATTGAGACCTTTATCCGTCCCTAA
- a CDS encoding sensor histidine kinase, which produces MSGEELQQRITNAIQAYRDEIDRTRREINEVESLLRQNMAEVDRLAMRETSIANRVRDLDVNLDRYEKTDIKTFFSTLIEVQMRLQTMRAQVDQLQARREALRNRQSLLSDVVELLEQAASELARSAKVADLPFDPQTMIANIIQSQESERLRISLQMHDGPAQAMSNLVLRAEICQRLLDRDLDQARAELVALKTAVNNTLQETRKFIFDLRPMTLDDLGLVPTLRRYVAQVAEKHKIDINLMVQNLDQRLPGHYEVTIFRFIQEAINNVVRHSGATQARVMLENSDNVLQILIEDNGNGFAVKEAIASAGTRKNMGLANMRQQIEVLLQGEFGIESSIGRGTRVAATVPLP; this is translated from the coding sequence GTGTCAGGCGAAGAACTACAACAGCGCATCACAAACGCCATTCAGGCCTACCGCGACGAGATTGATCGCACCCGCCGTGAAATCAACGAGGTAGAGTCGTTGTTGCGCCAGAATATGGCTGAAGTGGATCGGTTGGCGATGCGCGAAACCTCAATCGCCAACCGGGTACGTGATCTCGATGTCAACCTGGATCGTTACGAGAAAACCGACATCAAGACCTTCTTCAGCACGCTGATCGAAGTGCAGATGCGCTTGCAGACCATGCGAGCGCAAGTCGATCAGTTGCAAGCCCGTCGCGAAGCCCTGCGCAACCGGCAGAGTCTGCTGAGTGATGTGGTTGAATTGCTGGAACAGGCTGCAAGTGAGTTAGCGCGGAGTGCAAAGGTCGCCGATCTCCCCTTCGATCCGCAGACCATGATTGCCAACATTATTCAATCGCAAGAGAGTGAACGGCTGCGCATCTCGCTCCAGATGCACGATGGCCCGGCCCAGGCGATGAGCAACCTGGTGCTGCGGGCTGAAATCTGCCAGCGCTTGCTTGACCGCGACCTTGATCAGGCCCGTGCTGAACTGGTTGCCCTCAAGACAGCAGTCAATAACACGCTGCAAGAGACGCGCAAATTCATCTTCGATCTCCGACCAATGACCCTCGACGATCTGGGTCTGGTACCCACCCTGCGCCGCTATGTCGCTCAGGTTGCCGAAAAACACAAGATCGACATTAACCTGATGGTGCAAAACCTCGACCAGCGTCTGCCAGGTCACTATGAAGTAACAATCTTCCGGTTCATTCAGGAAGCTATCAATAATGTTGTACGCCATTCTGGGGCGACCCAGGCCCGCGTAATGCTCGAAAACAGCGACAACGTCCTTCAGATACTGATCGAAGACAATGGGAATGGCTTCGCAGTCAAAGAAGCGATTGCCAGCGCTGGTACCCGCAAGAACATGGGGCTGGCGAACATGCGCCAGCAGATCGAGGTACTCTTGCAGGGCGAATTTGGTATTGAGAGTTCTATTGGTCGCGGCACGCGAGTGGCGGCGACCGTACCGTTGCCGTGA
- a CDS encoding Flp family type IVb pilin — protein MLRSFFAKEEGQGLVEYALILVLIAVVVIGALTLLGQNISDLFNNLAGTIQP, from the coding sequence ATGCTTCGCAGCTTCTTCGCCAAGGAAGAGGGCCAGGGTCTGGTCGAGTACGCACTCATCCTCGTTCTGATCGCAGTCGTCGTTATCGGTGCTCTGACCCTGCTCGGCCAGAACATTAGCGACCTGTTCAACAATCTCGCCGGCACCATTCAGCCGTAA
- a CDS encoding ATP-dependent helicase, translating to MTGDLLANLNEPQQRAVTTVTGPVLVLAGPGSGKTRVLTHRIAYLIAETGIDPLQILAVTFTNKAAREIRERLNLLVGETVAHEITIGTFHAICTRWLRRDIVHLGRERDFVIYDSDDQERLMKRVLRELNLNEKQYPPRAILGVISRAKNELVDPEAFARTARSYFDEIVARCYTRYQQLLIESNALDFDDLLVETVRLFQEHPAILHHYHQRYRFLLVDEYQDTNRAQYLIVRALAERDRNLFVVGDEAQSIYAWRGADIRNILQFEHDYPDARVILLEQNYRSTQAILDAAQALMHASPQRKYAKNLWTVNGKGEAVTLYEASDEEDEVQFVVDEILRLIAEGKARPGDCAIMYRTNAQSRLVEEALIHAGVPYYVVGGVRFYERKEIKDVLAYLRLIANPYDSVSLQRIINWPGRGIGERTVAELIAWARTLGLPLYQALREIADNDAISHPFGGRARTALTEFYRLLSELHQLHGMMALSDLIDYLLNRIDVRATLYSEYDGDEADDRWRNVQELRNAALKYVNLPVETQLTAFLEEIALVADVDAIDRNSDTVTCITLHQAKGLEFPCVFLLGIEEGLLPHSRSLDNRDSIEEERRLLYVGMTRAQRRLYLCHATKRTMFGRVNIGARSRFLNDIPPTLVQQVHRRGYRAIPAVAGTTWQFRTSGQSEQNRRTSRNQAPLPTPQKAVFFPGQRVRHATFGEGIVVDSRLIEGDEEVTVRFADRERRLLASFARLEQLRDG from the coding sequence ATGACAGGTGATCTTTTAGCTAACCTCAATGAACCCCAGCAACGTGCCGTGACCACCGTTACCGGGCCGGTGCTGGTATTGGCCGGGCCGGGAAGTGGTAAGACTCGTGTGCTTACCCACCGGATCGCCTATCTGATCGCCGAGACGGGGATTGATCCGCTTCAGATACTGGCAGTCACCTTCACCAACAAGGCAGCGCGTGAGATTCGCGAACGTCTGAACCTGCTCGTGGGCGAAACCGTTGCTCATGAGATAACCATCGGTACCTTTCATGCGATTTGTACGCGCTGGCTGCGACGCGATATTGTTCATCTCGGTCGTGAACGTGACTTCGTGATCTACGATAGCGATGATCAAGAACGCCTGATGAAGCGGGTGTTGCGCGAACTGAATCTCAATGAAAAGCAGTATCCGCCGCGCGCTATTCTAGGGGTCATTTCACGAGCCAAAAATGAGCTGGTTGATCCAGAGGCATTTGCTCGCACTGCCCGTAGCTACTTCGACGAGATTGTCGCCCGTTGCTACACACGGTACCAACAGCTCCTGATTGAAAGCAACGCGCTCGACTTCGATGATCTGCTCGTCGAAACGGTGCGCCTGTTCCAGGAACATCCTGCCATCCTTCATCATTACCATCAGCGCTACCGGTTCCTGCTCGTCGATGAGTATCAGGATACGAACCGTGCGCAGTATCTGATCGTGCGTGCTCTTGCCGAACGCGACCGCAATCTGTTTGTGGTCGGGGATGAAGCACAGAGTATCTATGCCTGGCGTGGCGCCGATATTCGTAATATCTTGCAATTTGAACACGATTATCCCGATGCCAGGGTGATTTTGCTCGAACAGAATTATCGCAGCACGCAGGCTATTCTCGATGCTGCGCAGGCGTTGATGCACGCCAGCCCCCAACGCAAATACGCCAAAAACCTCTGGACGGTCAACGGCAAAGGCGAGGCGGTCACGCTGTACGAGGCAAGCGATGAAGAGGACGAAGTCCAGTTTGTCGTTGATGAAATTCTGCGCTTAATCGCGGAAGGAAAGGCTCGTCCCGGCGATTGCGCCATCATGTACCGTACCAATGCGCAGTCCCGTCTGGTTGAAGAGGCTCTCATTCATGCCGGTGTGCCGTACTACGTGGTTGGTGGGGTGCGTTTCTACGAACGCAAAGAGATCAAAGATGTGCTCGCGTATCTCCGGCTGATAGCAAATCCATACGATAGCGTCAGTCTACAACGCATCATCAACTGGCCAGGTCGTGGGATTGGCGAGCGTACCGTTGCGGAGCTGATCGCCTGGGCCAGGACGTTGGGACTACCACTCTATCAGGCGTTGCGCGAGATTGCCGACAATGATGCGATTTCCCATCCCTTTGGTGGACGAGCGCGTACTGCACTGACTGAGTTTTATCGCCTGCTGAGCGAGCTGCATCAGTTGCACGGAATGATGGCGCTGAGTGATCTGATCGATTATCTGCTCAATCGAATCGACGTGCGCGCAACCCTCTACAGCGAATACGATGGCGATGAAGCCGATGATCGCTGGCGCAACGTGCAGGAGTTACGAAATGCGGCCTTGAAGTATGTCAACTTGCCGGTTGAGACTCAACTTACTGCCTTTCTCGAAGAGATTGCTCTGGTTGCCGATGTTGATGCGATTGATCGCAACAGCGATACGGTCACCTGCATCACACTCCATCAGGCGAAAGGGCTTGAGTTTCCCTGTGTCTTTCTGCTAGGGATTGAAGAGGGACTGCTGCCGCATAGCCGGTCGCTGGATAACCGCGACTCGATTGAAGAAGAGCGCCGTCTCCTTTACGTCGGGATGACCCGTGCCCAACGGCGTTTATACCTCTGTCATGCGACAAAACGCACCATGTTCGGTCGCGTGAATATCGGTGCCCGCTCTCGGTTTCTCAACGACATTCCACCGACACTCGTCCAGCAGGTGCATCGTCGTGGTTATCGGGCTATTCCCGCTGTAGCTGGGACAACGTGGCAGTTCCGCACCTCTGGTCAGTCTGAGCAGAACCGACGCACGTCAAGAAACCAGGCTCCGCTTCCCACACCACAAAAAGCCGTTTTCTTCCCTGGACAGCGCGTGCGACACGCCACCTTCGGCGAAGGAATTGTCGTTGACAGCCGCCTGATCGAAGGTGATGAAGAGGTGACCGTCCGTTTTGCTGATCGCGAACGCCGACTATTGGCGAGTTTTGCCCGGCTTGAACAGCTTAGGGACGGATAA